Proteins encoded in a region of the Raphanus sativus cultivar WK10039 chromosome 8, ASM80110v3, whole genome shotgun sequence genome:
- the LOC108822931 gene encoding LOW QUALITY PROTEIN: protein translocase subunit SECA2, chloroplastic (The sequence of the model RefSeq protein was modified relative to this genomic sequence to represent the inferred CDS: deleted 1 base in 1 codon), producing MSTVLNLVNLPNTCHPPPPCLLSPSNKFLQTKPFLSGFFLARPVTPIQRCHVVRRSRVSASLMGNLGRLKRNLQDVTSMNYWVVRDYYRLVQSVNAVELQIQSLSDEQLKAKTSEFRERLARGESLADMQAEAFAVVREAAKRTIGMRHFDVQIIGGGVLHDGSIAEMKTGEGKTLVSTLAAYLNALTGEGVHVVTVNDYLAQRDAEWMGRVHRFLGLSVGLIQRGMKAEERKFNYGCDITYTNNSELGFDYLRDNLTSNSEQLVMRWPKPFHFAIVDEVDSVLIDEGRNPLLISGEANENAARYPVAAKVAELLVKDVHYKVELKENSVELTEEGISLAEMALETGDLWDENDPWARFVMNALKAKEFYKRDVQYIVRNGKALIINELTGRVEEKRRWSEGVHQAVEAKEGLEIQADSIVVAQITYQSLFKLYPKLSGMTGTAKTEEKEFLKMFQIPVIEVPTNLSNIRIDLPIQAFATARGKYEYVRREVEDMFGQGRPVLVGTTSVENSEYLSALLKEWGIPHNVLNARPKYAAREADFIAQAGRKYAITISTNMAGRGTDIILGGNPKMLAREIIEDSILSYLTSEVLADDIDDNELSQKVLSKIKVGPSSLALLARASLMAKYVGKSESKSWTRKKAKSVVTESLEKSQTMDPMELQNLVNEQSEMYPLGPAIALAYLSVLKDCEAHCLYEGSEVKRLGGLHVIGTSLHESRRIDNQLRGRAGRQGDPGSTRFMVSLQDEMFQKFNFDTEWAVRLISKITNDEDLPIEGDTIVKQLLALQINAEKYFFGIRKSLVEFDEVLEVQRKHVYDLRQLLLTGDNESCSQHIYQYMQAVVDEIVVGNSDPNKHPRNWNLTKLLKEFMAISGNLLDESFSGITEATMLQSLENLHETSSIDMDNFHLPYLPKPPNAFRGIRRKNSSLRRWLDICSDDLTGSGRYRTSINLLRKFLGDYLIASYLSVVQESGFDDGYVKEIERAVLLKTLDCFWRDHLVNMNKLSSAVNVRSFAHRNPLEEYKIDGCRFFISMLSATRRLTIESILQYWSSPMESQELFVS from the exons ATGAGCACTGTTTTGAATCTAGTGAACCTTCCTAATACATGCCATCCACCTCCACCATGCTTACTGTCTCCAAGTAATAAGTTTCTACAGACAAAACCCTTTCTATCTGGTTTTTTTCTCGCTCGGCCTGTAACGCCGATTCAGAGGTGTCATGTTGTCAGGAGAAGCCGTGTCTCTGCTTCCTTAATG GGTAATTTGGGTCGTCTGAAGAGGAATTTACAAGATGTAACGAGCATGAACTATTGGGTTGTGCGTGACTACTATCGTCTTGTGCAATCTGTTAATGCCGTCGAACTACAGATTCAAAGTCTTTCGGATGAGCAG CTGAAAGCCAAAACTTCAGAGTTTCGGGAAAGGTTAGCACGAGGGGAGTCCCTAGCAGATATGCAAGCTG AGGCGTTTGCTGTTGTTCGTGAAGCTGCAAAGAGAACGATTGGGATGCGTCATTTTGATGTGCAG ATAATTGGTGGAGGAGTGCTTCATGATGGATCAATTGCAGAGATGAAGACAGGTGAAGGAAAAACACTAGTCTCTACATTAGCTGCATATCTTAATGCATTAACTGGCGAGGGCGTTCATG TGGTTACTGTGAATGATTACCTGGCCCAGCGTGATGCAGAATGGATGGGTCGTGTTCACCGCTTCTTAGGCCTTTCAGTTGGTCTCATTCAG CGAGGAATGAAAGCTGAAGAGAGAAAATTCAACTATGGCTGTGATATAACATACACCAATAACTCG GAGCTTGGATTCGATTATCTGCGAGATAACCTTACTTCAAACAGTGAACAACTTGTGATGAGATG GCCAAAACCATTTCACTTTGCAATCGTTGACGAAGTGGACTCAGTCCTCATCGATGAAGGGAGAAATCCTTTGCTAATAAGTGGTGAG GCTAATGAAAATGCCGCACGATATCCAGTTGCTGCTAAAGTGGCTGAACTTCTCGTAAAAGATGTT CATTACAAAGTTGAATTGAAAGAGAACTCAGTGGAACTCACGGAAGAAGGTATATCTCTTGCTGAAATGGCTCTTGAGACCGGTGATTTATGGGACGAAAATGATCCATGGGCCAG GTTTGTTATGAATGCTTTAAAAGCTAAAGAATTTTACAAGCGTGATGTCCAATATATTGTGAGAAATGGGAAAGCACTTATAATTAATGAG TTGACCGGAAGAGTTGAAGAGAAAAGGAGATGGTCGGAAGGAGTCCACCAGGCTGTGGAGGCTAAAGAAGGTCTCGAAATTCAG GCTGATTCAATTGTTGTGGCCCAAATAACCTATCAGTCGCTCTTCAAACTATATCCAAAGCTCTCTGGGATGACTGGGACAGCAAAAACAGAG GAAAAAGAGTTTTTGAAAATGTTCCAGATACCTGTTATTGAAGTTCCTACAAATTTGTCAAATATTCGAATCGATCTACCTATTCAAGCTTTTGCA ACTGCTCGAGGTAAATATGAATATGTTCGTCGAGAAGTTGAAGATATGTTTGGACAAGGTCGACCTGTTTTAGTAGGAACAACAAG TGTCGAGAATTCTGAATATTTGTCAGCATTGCTCAAAGAATGGGGTATTCCTCACAATGTCCTGAATGCGCGACCCAAG TATGCTGCTAGGGAAGCTGATTTTATAGCCCAAGCAGGAAGAAAATATGCCATCACCATTTCTACAAATATGGCTGGCAGGGGCACTGATATTATTCTAGGAGGAAATCCAAAG ATGCTTGCAAGGGAAATCATAGAGGATAGCATCCTTTCATATCTAACAAGTGAAGTTTTGGCAGATGATATTGACGATAATGAACTATCACAGAAG GTGCTGTCAAAAATAAAAGTGGGACCATCGTCATTAGCTTTGCTAGCCAGAGCTTCTCTTATGG CAAAATATGTTGGCAAAAGTGAAAGCAAAAGCTGGACGAGGAAGAAAGCAAAGTCCGTGGTCACAGAATCTTTGGAGAAAAGCCAGACCATGGATCCTATGGAACTTCAGAATCTTGTCAACGAGCAGTCAGAAATGTACCCCTTAGGCCCTGCGATTGCTCTGGCTTATCTGTCTGTCTTAAAGGACTGCGAGGCCCATTGTCTGTATGAAGGTTCTGAAGTGAAGAGGCTTGGAGGTCTTCATGTGATTGGGACATCTTTGCATGAGTCTCGGAGGATTGATAACCAG CTTCGGGGCAGAGCTGGAAGGCAAGGAGATCCTGGATCCACGCGTTTTATGGTTAG CTTGCAAGATGAGATGTTTCAGAAGTTTAATTTTGATACTGAGTGGGCTGTGAGACTTATATCAAAGATTACAAACGATGAAGATTTACCAATTGAAGGGGACACAATAGTAAAACAG CTTCTAGCTCTCCAGATAAATGCAGAGAAATACTTCTTTGGTATAAGAAAAAGCCTGGTCGAGTTTGACGAAGTGCTAGAG gtTCAGAGGAAGCATGTCTATGACCTAAGGCAACTGCTTTTGACGGGTGATAACGAAAGTTGCTCCCAGCATATTTACCA GTACATGCAAGCTGTTGTAGATGAAATTGTCGTTGGAAATTCTGATCCGAATAAG CATCCAAGAAACTGGAACTTGACCAAGTTATTGAAGGAGTTTATGGCTATTTCAGGGAACCTACTGGATG AATCATTTTCAGGGATCACAGAAGCAACCATGTTACAGTCCCTCGAAAACCTGCATGAGACAAGTTCAATAGATATGGACAACTTCCACCTTCCGTACCTTCCA AAACCTCCAAACGCCTTCAGGGGAATACGCAGGAAAAACTCTTCACTAAGACGTTGGCTCGATATTTGCTCCGATGATTTGACGGG GAGTGGGAGGTATCGAACGTCAATTAATCTTCTCCGGAAGTTCCTTGGTGATTATCTGATTGCTTCCTACTTGAGTGTTGTTCAAGAATCTGGTTTTGATGATGGATACGTAAAAGAAATAGAG AGAGCGGTTCTCTTAAAGACGTTGGATTGCTTCTGGAGAGACCATCTCGTGAACATGAATAAACTTAGCTCAGCG GTGAATGTTAGAAGTTTTGCGCACAGAAACCCTCTTGAAGAATATAAAATCGATGGTTGTCGTTTTTTCATCTCAATGCTAAGTGCAACCAGAAGGCTAACCATAGAGTCGATCTTGCAGTACTGGTCATCACCGATGGAATCCCAAGAACTATTTGTATCATAA
- the LOC108822932 gene encoding uncharacterized protein LOC108822932, whose product MAGVGTSMLGSILLFTVVLSLQEVYRGKLASSELFTILGGFTSSLLFLFSLTFIGNLQESSGGKSSWGAVIVAEIIALVAASTVHRVCITTCFLFSAGLLYEMNKISGYMLSKAESKSKRH is encoded by the exons ATGGCGGGAGTTGGAACATCGATGCTCGGATCTATTCTTCTCTTCACAGTGGTGCTCTCGCTGCAAGAAGTGTACCGAGGGAAACTAGCTTCTTCTGAGCTGTTCACCATCCTTGGAGGCTTCACTAGCTccctcctctttctcttctctctcact TTCATTGGGAATCTCCAAGAGTCTTCTGGTGGGAAGAGTAGCTGGGGTGCTG TGATTGTTGCGGAAATCATAGCACTTGTTGCTGCTAGCACCGTGCATCGAGTTTGTATTACAACCTG TTTCTTGTTCTCTGCGGGGCTGTTGTACGAGATGAACAAGATCTCAGGATACATGCTCTCCAAAGCTGAGTCCAAATCTAAAAGGCACTGA
- the LOC108822640 gene encoding replication factor C subunit 4, producing MARVVESTQPWVEKYRPRQVKDVAHQEEVVRVLTNTLETANCPHMLFYGPPGTGKTTTALAIAHQLFGPELYKSRVLELNASDDRGINVVRTKIKDFAAVAVGSNYRQGGYPCPSFKIIILDEADSMTEDAQNALRRTMETYSKVTRFFFICNYISRIIEPLASRCAKFRFKPLSEEVMSNRILHICNEEGLNLGGEGLSTLSSISQGDLRRAITYLQSGARLFGSTITSRDLLDVSGVVPLEVVERFFTACKSGDFDIANKEVDNIVAEGYPASQITNQLFDIVVEAGDDITDNQKAKICKCLAETDKRLVDGADEYLQLLDVASNTIRALSEMAQDF from the exons ATGGCGCGAGTTGTAGAGAGCACACAGCCATGGGTTGAGAAATA CCGGCCGAGGCAGGTGAAGGACGTGGCGCATCAGGAGGAGGTGGTTCGTGTCCTCACCAACACTCTCGAGACTGCTAAC TGTCCGCACATGCTCTTTTATGGACCGCCAGGAACCGGAAAGACCACTACTGCACTTGCTATCGCACACCAACTATTTGG ccCTGAATTGTACAAGTCTAGGGTGTTGGAGCTGAATGCTAGTGACGACAGAGGGATTAATGTTGTTCGCACAAAGATCAAGGATTTTGCTGCTGTTGCTGTTGGCTCCAACTACCGTCAAGG CGGTTACCCTTGCCCATCGTTTAAGATCATCATCCTAGATGAGGCTGATTCTATGACGGAAGATGCTCAG AACGCCTTGAGGCGCACAATGGAAACTTACTCCAAAGTCACCAGATTCTTTTTCATATGTAACTATATCAGCAG GATCATAGAGCCCCTAGCTTCAAGATGTGCAAAGTTCAGGTTCAAACCACTTTCTGAAGAAGTCATGAGTAACCGTATATTGCATATATGTAATGAAGAGGGTCTCAACCTTGGTGGAGAG GGTCTTTCAACTTTGAGCTCCATCTCACAAGGTGATCTTCGTAGAGCCATCACGTATCTGCAG AGTGGCGCTCGATTGTTTGGATCAACAATAACTTCTAGAGATTTACTCGATGTGTCTGGG GTAGTTCCTCTGGAGGTAGTAGAGAGATTTTTTACAGCATGCAAAAGTGGTGATTTCGATATTGCAAACAAGGAAGTGGACAACATAGTCGCAGAAGGATATCCTGCATCTCAAATCACCAATCAG TTATTTGATATAGTCGTTGAGGCTGGTGATGACATAACAGACAATCAAAAGGCTAAGATCTGCAAATGTCTAGCTGAAACAGATAAG CGACTTGTAGATGGTGCGGATGAGTATCTGCAGCTTCTGGACGTAGCAAGCAATACAATTCGTGCACTCTCAGAAATGGCTCAAGACTTCTGA